GGCCCGCCAGCACATTCTCGACCTAAAAGGGTTACCCCTTACGACCGGGTTGTCGCAACCGCTCATTACCCGTATCCGACACCATTTGGCACAAGATAATCAGGTAATCCTGTTCCTTAACCGCCGTGGCTTTGCACCCGTGGTGATGTGCCATGAATGCGGCTGGATTGCCGAATGCCCACGCTGCGATCACTATTATACGTTGCACCAACAGCAGCACAGTTTGCGCTGCCACCATTGCGACAGCCAGCGCCCGGTGCCGCACCAGTGCCCAGGCTGCGGCTCCACCCATCTGGTGCCCGTCGGAATGGGAACAGAACAGTTGGAGCAGAATCTGGCGCCGCTATTCCCGGACACGCCGATTACCCGTATCGACCGCGACACCACCAGCCGCAAAGGGATGCTCGAACAGCAGTTATCGCAGGTGATACAAGGCGGCGCCCGTATTCTGATCGGCACGCAAATGCTGGCAAAAGGGCACCATTTTCCCGACGTCACGCTGGTCGCGCTGCTGGATGTCGACAGTTCCCTGTTCTCTGCGGATTTTCGCGCGGCCGAACGATTCGCCCAGCTCTACACTCAGGTATCAGGCCGGGCCGGACGTGCCGGTAAAGCAGGTGAAGTCGTCCTACAGACGCACCACCCGGAGCATCCTTTATTGCAAATTCTGCTGCAACAGGGATACGACGCCTTCGCCAGTCAGACCTTGAAAGAGCGAAAAAGCGTTTTTCTGCCGCCCTTCACCAGTCATATCCTGTTCCGTGCCGACGATCACGATAATCAACAAGCTCTCCTCTTCCTGCAACAGTTGCGCAATTTGTTGGAAGTCAGTCCGCTGCGGGATGAAACGCTCTGGCTGCTGGGGCCGGTTCCTGCCCTGCAACCCAAACGCGCTGGCCGCTTCCGCTGGCAGTTGCTGTTGCAACATCCATCCCGGTCGCATCTGCAACGATTGGTCAAAGCCTCCGTGTCGCTGATCAACACGTTACCGCAAGTACGCAAGGTGAAGTGGGTGCTGGATGTCGACCCTACGGACAGCTAACATTTTCACGCCTGACAGTCAGTGACAAATTATTGCGAATCACATCGAAAAACCGATATAAGTCACGTTTTCTATGCAAATTAAGCAACAAAAATTGCGTTCAATCTGTTAAGAGTGTTTGCGAAGGCAGTATTGTGGAAAAGATTGCGGCACAAAATATTACAACTGTCATTAAGCAATGGCGGCCGCTCATATTTCGGCCTGAACTGGGGGAAACGCGATAACCCGGGCCGGTAACGCCAGTTCAGGCTGACGCAAGGAGAAAAAAGCGTTGGATCAGAAGAAAGACGTCGCCACAGCGACAATGAAAGACGTAGCGGACAAGGCCGGCGTATCCACCGCCACGGTTTCCCGCACGTTGATGAATCCAGAAAAGGTCTCCGCGGCCACCCGAAAAAAAGTGGAACAAGCGGTCGTTACCGTAGGGTACTCTCCCCATGCACTGGCCAGAAACCTGAAACGTCATGAAACGCGAACCATCTTGACCATCGTGCCGGATATCTGCGATCCCTTCTTTTCTGAAATATTCAGAGGCATTGAAGAGACAGCGGCAGAGCATGGCTATCTGGTTCTCATTGGCGACTGCGCGCATCAACGCCAGAAAGAAAAAACCTTTGTTGATTTGTTCCTCACCAAACAAATTGACGGCATGCTGCTGCTGGGTTCAGACCTGCCGTTCGATGCCGGAAAAGAAGAACAGCGCAACCTTCCCCCGATGGTCATGGCCAATGAATTTGCACCGGAATTGGAATTGCCGACGGTCCATATCGATAACCTGACCGCCGCATTTGAAGCCGTGCATTACTTGCAACAGCTCGGCCACCAGCGGATCGCCTGTATCGCCGGCCCCGAGCATATGCACCTGAGCCGATATCGGCTACAGGGTTATGTGCAGGCACTCCGCCGCAGCGGGATCACGATCGATAACCAATACATTTTCCAGGGCGACTTCACGTATGAAACCGGGGTCAACGGACTGATTGCATTAATGAAACATCCGCTGCCCCCCAGCGCGATTTTCTGCCATAGCGACATCATGGCCCTGGGCGTGCTATCGCAGGCGAAAAAGATGGGGCTGGATATACCGCGAGATATTTCCGTGATCGGTTTTGACGACATTGCTCAGGCGCGGTATTGCTGGCCGCCGCTAACAACGGTGGCACAGCCACGTTATCAGATCGGACGCGAGGCAATGCTGCTACTATTGGAGCAACTACACGGCAATACCGTACGCAGCGGCTCACGGCTGATGACCAGTGAGTTGGTAATACGAGAAAGCTCGGCAGCCCTGAATTATTCACGTAACAGGCTTTAAGAATTCAGGTGCTGGTCAAATATTTTAGGGTTCAGTAACATGGCCTTCTAATTTCCCTTAAATTCAATTCACAGCGAAACGACAGTGGCACAAAGAGACTATGTCAGCCGGGGCCGTTCAGGTACGCGCCGAAAAAAGACAACCAGCCGAAGAAAAAGCAACGCCTCAGGAACATCCAAAATCATGGTGGCTCTGGCTGTCGCCGTGTTGGTCACTTTTGCGGGGGGGTTGTACTTTATCGCCAATAATAAACCAGAAGAAACGCCGGTACTGCCGCATCAAAACGCGGCGGGTAAAGGCAGCGGGTTGCCGCCTAAGCCGGAGGAGCGTTGGCGTTATATTAAGGAGTTGGAGAACCGTCAGTTAGGCGTCACGTCGCCTACCGAACCCTCTGCCGGCGGAGAAATCCAGTCACCGGTGCAACTGACGGATGAACAGCGTCAGTTGCTGGAGCAAATGCAGTCGGATATGCGGCGCCAGCCAACGCCGCTCACGGAAGTGCCTTATAACGACCAGACTCAGGTTCCGCGCTCACAGGTGACAATCAAGCCGCCCTCGCCGCAAACGCCCGCAGACACTACACCGCCGCCCGCGGCGAAGGCCCTTGTTACCCCGGCGCCAAAACAGGAAACGGATAAACAAGCGCCGGTAAAACAGCCGTCGGAAAAAGAGAAAACGCAGCGTTGGATTGTTCAATGCGGTTCGTTCAAAACCATGGAGCCGGCCGAGTCGGTCAGAGCGCAACTGGCGTTTGCCGGTGTGGAAAGCCGTATTTCATCCAACGGTGGCTGGAATCGCATTATGCTGGGTCCTTATAACAACCGAGCCGCAGCTGACAAAATGTTGCGGCGTCTCAAAGAGATCGGTACTTCCAACTGTATCCCGCTCGCCAGTGGGGGTTGAAAAACTCCACGCCTTACCCCATTTATAAATTCAATATGCCTCGCCCTCGCGGCGAGGGCCTTTTTCTTCCGTAACGGGGGATTACTCGTGACAACTATTGTAAGTGTACGCCGCAACGGCCACGTGGTCATTGGCGGTGATGGGCAAGCCACGCAGGGCAACACCGTCATGAAAGGAAACGTGCGTAAAGTTCGCCGTCTCTACAACGATCACGTTATTGCAGGCTTTGCGGGCGGTACGGCGGATGCGTTTACCCTGTTTGAACTTTTCGAGCGCAAACTGGAAATACATCAAGGGCACCTGGTGAAAGCGGCAGTAGAGCTGGCGAAGGACTGGCGTACCGATCGCATGCTGCGCCGGCTTGAAGCCTTACTTGCCGTTGCTGATGAAAATGCTTCACTGATTATCACGGGTAATGGCGATGTCGTGCAGCCGGAAAACGACCTGATTGCTATCGGCTCTGGTGGTCCGTACGCCCAGGCCGCCTCTCGGGCCTTACTCGAAAACACAGAATTAAGCGCACGGGATATTGTCGAGAAGTCGCTAGGGATTGCTGGCGATATCTGCATCTACACCAACCAGTTCCACACGATTGAAGAATTAGCCTCGAAGGCGTAAGGATCAACTATGTCTGAAATGACCCCGCGCGAAATAGTCAACGAACTTGATAGCTATATTGTCGGTCAGCACAAGGCCAAACGTGCCGTGGCGATTGCCCTGCGTAACCGCTGGCGTCGGACGCAACTGGAAGAAACGCTGCGCCATGAAGTCACGCCTAAAAACATTCTGATGATCGGTCCGACCGGCGTCGGTAAAACCGAAATTGCCCGCCGCCTGGCTAAACTGGCCAATGCGCCATTCATCAAGGTCGAAGCCACCAAGTTCACCGAAGTCGGTTATGTGGGTAAAGAAGTCGACTCGATCATCCGCGATCTGACGGATTCAGCGATAAAAATGGTACGTCAGCAGTCCATTGAGAAAAACCGTTACCGCGCAGAAGAACTGGCGGAAGAGCGTATTCTTGATGTCCTGATCCCGCCGGCGAAAAACAACTGGGGACAGTCGGAGGAAAACCCTGAACCTTCCGCTGCTCGTCAGGCTTTTCGCAAGAAGCTGCGCGAAGGTCAGTTAGACGATAAAGAAATTGAAATCGATCTGGCCGCCTCACCGGTAGGGGTTGAAATCATGGCGCCTCCCGGCATGGAAGAGATGACCAATCAGTTGCAATCCATGTTTCAGAACCTGGCGGGTCAAAAACAGAAAACCCGTAAAGTGAAAATCAAGGAAGCGTTCAAATTGTTGGTGGAAGAAGAAGCCGGCAAGCTGGTGAATCCTGAAGAGCTGAAACAGCAAGCTATTGAGGCGGTCGAACAACACGGCATCGTTTTTATTGATGAGATCGATAAAATCTGTAAACGCGGCGAAAGCACCGGCCCGGACGTCTCCCGTGAAGGCGTACAGCGCGATCTGCTGCCACTGGTTGAAGGTTGTACCGTCTCGACCAAACACGGCATGGTCAAAACCGACCATATCCTGTTTATCGCGTCAGGCGCCTTCCAGGTTGCCAGTCCGTCCGACCTGATCCCGGAATTGCAGGGGCGGTTGCCGATTCGTGTTGAATTGCAGGCGCTGACGACGGAAGATTTTGAGCGGATCCTGACGGAGCCGAGCGCATCACTGACTGAGCAGTATAAAGCGCTGATGGCGACGGAAGGCGTCGACATTGAGTTTTCCGCAGAGGGTATTCGCCGTATCGCTGAAGCCGCATGGCAGGTTAACGAACGTACCGAAAACATCGGCGCACGTCGTTTGCATACCGTTTTGGAGCGTCTGGTTGAAGATATCTCTTATGATGCCAGCGAAATGAATGGTCAAAATGTTACCATTGACGCAGATTACGTACGTAGTCACCTGGATGAACTAGTAGCAGATGAAGATCTGAGCCGATTTATCTTATAATCCGTTTTACGGATCGTCCTGTTAACTATTGAGCGGGGGGCCTTGGCCTCCCGTTTGTGTTTATTGTTCTGTAATTAAAGAAATTATTATACCCAATAGATTTCGAGTTTCAGGTCGGCACAACCGGAAGACAAATTCATCGGGAACGAATTTGACCAGCCAACGCATCGGCAACTTGCATGAAGTCGGGTACAACTCATAAACAATAAAATTGAAGCACACTATGACCTCATCAACCCACAGCAGTATAACTAAGGCCTGGCTGGATAGTCTGCGTCCAAAAACGTTGCCATTAGCTTTCGCTTCTATTGTCACCGGTTCCGCGATTGCAAGCTGGCACAGCGGTTTTAAACCAGGCGTCGCGTTGCTGGCGTTATTCACGGCGGGATTACTGCAAATTCTTTCCAATTTGGCCAATGACTATGGGGATGCGGTAAAAGGCAGCGACACCGCAGAGCGCATCGGGCCATTACGCGGCATCCAAACCGGCGCCATTAGTCTTATCCAGTTGCGAAATGCGCTGGTCGCCACCGTGGTACTGACCATTATATCCGGCGTATCGCTGGTGATTATCGCCTGTGAAAAACCCGGCGATATCATCGGTTTTCTGATTCTGGGGTTGTTGGCTATTCTCGCCGCCATCACCTATACCGTCGGCAATCGACCTTACGGCTACATCGGGCTGGGCGATATTTCGGTGCTGATATTTTTCGGCTGGCTCAGCGTTGCCGGTTCTTATTACCTGCAAACCGGCCATTTCGACAGCATCGTCATGTTGCCGGCCACCGCTTGCGGTCTGCTCGCGACCGCCGTATTGAACATTAATAACCTGCGTGATATCGATAACGACCGTCTCAGCGGAAAGAACACGCTGGCCGTTCGTCTTGGCGCGCAAAAAGCCCGCTGTTATCACACGCTGCTGTTAATGCTGGCCCCGTTCTGTCTGGGCCTGTTCGCCATGCTTTACCTGAACAGTCTGGCTGGCTGGCTTTTTCTCCTGACGCTGCCTTTGCTGCTTAAGCAGGCCATTTACGTTCTGCGCGAAACCAGCGCATTCAGTATGCGTCCAATGCTGGAAAAAACCGTCAAGGGCGCGTTGCTGACCAACATCCTGTTCGCTGTCGGGGTTATGCTCAGCTAACCGCGCATGAATGCTTCACCGCGGTTTTACTGATACACATCAAGTTAACATTTGATGATTTTGCCAACGTCCGTCAGAAAGGGATATACTCACTACCCCAGTGGCAAACTGACATCAATCTTATGAAATACGATACTTCCGAACTGTGCGATATTTACCACGAAGAGGTTAACGTTGTTGAGCCTTTGTTCTCCAATTTTGGCGGGCGTACTTCATTTGGTGGCAAAATCACCACGGTGAAATGTTTTGAGGATAACGGCCTGCTTTATGATCTATTGGAAGAAAACGGCAGCGGGCGCGTACTCCTGATTGATGGCGGTGGGTCGGTGCGCCGAGCCTTGATTAACGCAGAATTGGCCAGACTCGCTACCCAGAATGAATGGGAAGGGATTGTCATTTACGGCGCCGTGCGCCAGGTGGACGATCTGGCGGAATTGGACATTGGCATTCAGGCTATGGCGGCGGTTCCGGTTGGTGCAACCAGCGAAGGAATTGGGGAAAGTGATATTCGCGTGAATTTTGGCGGAGTGACATTTTTCTCCGGCGATCATCTCTACGCCGACAACACGGGGATTATTCTGGCGGAAGATCCGCTGGATATTGAATAATCTTCATCACGCCAAGAAAGCGCATTAGGCTTATAACGCCATCCCCACCGAAGCGGGGAAGGCGTTATATGACGTCGGCAAAACTTAAAAACAGGTGAGCGCCCGACTTCGCTAAAAAATTAAACTTCTTCCATCTTGCCGAGCAGCGCACGCAAACGGTCTTGCCATACCTGCTGCTCTTCTTTCAGTTGTTCGTTCTCGCGTACCAGCGCTTCACGGGAACCCGCCGCTGACTGGACCTCTTGTGACAACGCGCTGTTTTGTTCTTTCAGCTCTTCGATTTCCATTTGTAACAGCGTGATCGTATCAATCGCCTGCTGAACTTTCGCTTCCAGCTTTTCAAACACTTCAAATGACATTCTTCAAACCCCTTTTAATCACTCGGCATAAATCGGTTAACGCTGTGTCATCATATCCGCATAACCACAACGCAACAGCACACCCTAAACGATGCTCGTTCAATACGCCTCTGGAGATATCCTGATGGCGAAACTGGCCGTTGCTGAATTGTATGTAGCCAATGAACCCCTGTCTAGCAGACATCCCACACAACGCCGAGTCTGACCGTTTTTCTTTATCACCACTATCAGCACAAACTGAAACAATGGATGCGCTATCCGCCGCCTCACGAACAACAAATGTTAATCATTGCATCGATTGCTTAACATCCGCTGGGCGTTACCAACCGCCAAATCACAAAAAGATAATCGAATCCGCACATTTTGTTGACCAACAACACACAATTTAATTTCGATATTTCTCGATTTCGAGCATTAACGATAAATTAACATAATAGGTACGTTAAAACAGAGGCCGCCGTTTACGGTGACCTTCAAGACCCACTACTCTGTCTCCTAGCAGCAGGAAACCATTATGAGTCAATCAGAACGTTCAACCCTAAAAGGTCAGTGTATCGCCGAGTTTCTCGGCACCGGCCTGATGATTTTCTTCGGTTTAGGCTGTGTCGCCGCCTTAAAACTGGCCGGCGCCAGCTTCGGTCAATGGGAAATCAGCATCACCTGGGGTTTGGGGGTGGCGATGGCGATCTATCTGACGGCCGCCATTTCCGGTGCGCACCTGAATCCCGCAGTTACTATTGCTTTGTGGTTATTTGCTTGTTTCGACGGCAAGAAAGTCGCCCTTTATATTTTCGCTCAGGTAGCCGGCGCCTTCTGCGCCGCGGCATTGATCTACGGCCTGTATTACAATTTGTTCGTGGATTTTGAACAGACACACAATATGGTGCGCGGAAGCGTGGAAAGTCTGAATCTGGCCAGTATCTTCTCAACTTACCCTAACCCGCATATCTCAGTCGTGCAGGCATTTCTGATTGAAATGGTGATTACCGCGATCCTGATGTGTCTGATTCTGGCGCTGACTGACGATGGTAACGGTATTCCCCGCGGACCACTGGCACCGCTGCTAATCGGTATTTTGATCGCCGTCATCGGTGCCTCTATGGGGCCGCTCACTGGCTTTGCGCTGAACCCGGCGCGCGACTTTGGCCCGAAACTGTTCTCATTCCTGGCAGGCTGGGGAGAGATCGCCTTTACCGGCGGACGCGACATTCCGTACTTTCTGGTGCCGATATTGGGTCCGCTGGTCGGCGCCTGTCTGGGCGCATTCGGCTATCGCACATTGATTGGCCGCCATCTGCCGTGCGATGCGTGTGAAACCGGCAGCGAAGTAACGGCACGCACGGAAACCCGCTAAATTTGGTGCTACGGCGCTTCCCCTTTTACGGTAACCCTTACAACAGGATTGAATTTATGCACCCGGAAAAAAAATACATTGTCGCGCTCGACCAGGGAACCACGAGCTCTCGTGCCGTTATTCTGGATCACGATGCCAACATTATCAGCGTCTCACAGCGTGAATTCAGCCAAATTTATCCGAAAGCGGGCTGGGTGGAACACGATCCTATGGAAATCTGGGCGTCACAAAGCTCGACGCTGGTCGAAGTACTGGCCAAAGCCGGCATCAATGCGGATGAAGTGGCGGGCATCGGTATCACCAATCAGCGTGAAACCACCATTGTGTGGGAAAAAGAAACCGGCAAGCCGATTTATAACGCTATCGTCTGGCAATGCCGCCGCACCGCAGAGATCTGCGAACAGCTCAAGAAAAGCGGTTTGGAAGAGTACGTTCGTAACACCACCGGGCTGGTGATTGACCCTTATTTCTCCGGTACCAAAGCGAAATGGATTCTGGATCACGTTGCGGGCGCGCGCGAACGCGCTCATCGCGGTGAACTGCTGTTTGGTACGGTGGATACGTGGCTGATCTGGAAAATGACGCAAGGGCGCGTCCACGTTACAGATTACACCAACGCTTCCCGAACCATGCTGTTCAATATTCATACGCTCGAGTGGGATGAGCGCATGTTGCAGGCATT
This is a stretch of genomic DNA from Brenneria rubrifaciens. It encodes these proteins:
- the zapB gene encoding septal ring assembly protein ZapB translates to MSFEVFEKLEAKVQQAIDTITLLQMEIEELKEQNSALSQEVQSAAGSREALVRENEQLKEEQQVWQDRLRALLGKMEEV
- the ftsN gene encoding cell division protein FtsN translates to MAQRDYVSRGRSGTRRKKTTSRRKSNASGTSKIMVALAVAVLVTFAGGLYFIANNKPEETPVLPHQNAAGKGSGLPPKPEERWRYIKELENRQLGVTSPTEPSAGGEIQSPVQLTDEQRQLLEQMQSDMRRQPTPLTEVPYNDQTQVPRSQVTIKPPSPQTPADTTPPPAAKALVTPAPKQETDKQAPVKQPSEKEKTQRWIVQCGSFKTMEPAESVRAQLAFAGVESRISSNGGWNRIMLGPYNNRAAADKMLRRLKEIGTSNCIPLASGG
- the hslU gene encoding HslU--HslV peptidase ATPase subunit: MSEMTPREIVNELDSYIVGQHKAKRAVAIALRNRWRRTQLEETLRHEVTPKNILMIGPTGVGKTEIARRLAKLANAPFIKVEATKFTEVGYVGKEVDSIIRDLTDSAIKMVRQQSIEKNRYRAEELAEERILDVLIPPAKNNWGQSEENPEPSAARQAFRKKLREGQLDDKEIEIDLAASPVGVEIMAPPGMEEMTNQLQSMFQNLAGQKQKTRKVKIKEAFKLLVEEEAGKLVNPEELKQQAIEAVEQHGIVFIDEIDKICKRGESTGPDVSREGVQRDLLPLVEGCTVSTKHGMVKTDHILFIASGAFQVASPSDLIPELQGRLPIRVELQALTTEDFERILTEPSASLTEQYKALMATEGVDIEFSAEGIRRIAEAAWQVNERTENIGARRLHTVLERLVEDISYDASEMNGQNVTIDADYVRSHLDELVADEDLSRFIL
- the cytR gene encoding DNA-binding transcriptional regulator CytR, with amino-acid sequence MDQKKDVATATMKDVADKAGVSTATVSRTLMNPEKVSAATRKKVEQAVVTVGYSPHALARNLKRHETRTILTIVPDICDPFFSEIFRGIEETAAEHGYLVLIGDCAHQRQKEKTFVDLFLTKQIDGMLLLGSDLPFDAGKEEQRNLPPMVMANEFAPELELPTVHIDNLTAAFEAVHYLQQLGHQRIACIAGPEHMHLSRYRLQGYVQALRRSGITIDNQYIFQGDFTYETGVNGLIALMKHPLPPSAIFCHSDIMALGVLSQAKKMGLDIPRDISVIGFDDIAQARYCWPPLTTVAQPRYQIGREAMLLLLEQLHGNTVRSGSRLMTSELVIRESSAALNYSRNRL
- the rraA gene encoding ribonuclease E activity regulator RraA, whose product is MKYDTSELCDIYHEEVNVVEPLFSNFGGRTSFGGKITTVKCFEDNGLLYDLLEENGSGRVLLIDGGGSVRRALINAELARLATQNEWEGIVIYGAVRQVDDLAELDIGIQAMAAVPVGATSEGIGESDIRVNFGGVTFFSGDHLYADNTGIILAEDPLDIE
- a CDS encoding MIP/aquaporin family protein; this encodes MSQSERSTLKGQCIAEFLGTGLMIFFGLGCVAALKLAGASFGQWEISITWGLGVAMAIYLTAAISGAHLNPAVTIALWLFACFDGKKVALYIFAQVAGAFCAAALIYGLYYNLFVDFEQTHNMVRGSVESLNLASIFSTYPNPHISVVQAFLIEMVITAILMCLILALTDDGNGIPRGPLAPLLIGILIAVIGASMGPLTGFALNPARDFGPKLFSFLAGWGEIAFTGGRDIPYFLVPILGPLVGACLGAFGYRTLIGRHLPCDACETGSEVTARTETR
- a CDS encoding 1,4-dihydroxy-2-naphthoate polyprenyltransferase encodes the protein MTSSTHSSITKAWLDSLRPKTLPLAFASIVTGSAIASWHSGFKPGVALLALFTAGLLQILSNLANDYGDAVKGSDTAERIGPLRGIQTGAISLIQLRNALVATVVLTIISGVSLVIIACEKPGDIIGFLILGLLAILAAITYTVGNRPYGYIGLGDISVLIFFGWLSVAGSYYLQTGHFDSIVMLPATACGLLATAVLNINNLRDIDNDRLSGKNTLAVRLGAQKARCYHTLLLMLAPFCLGLFAMLYLNSLAGWLFLLTLPLLLKQAIYVLRETSAFSMRPMLEKTVKGALLTNILFAVGVMLS
- the hslV gene encoding ATP-dependent protease subunit HslV; protein product: MTTIVSVRRNGHVVIGGDGQATQGNTVMKGNVRKVRRLYNDHVIAGFAGGTADAFTLFELFERKLEIHQGHLVKAAVELAKDWRTDRMLRRLEALLAVADENASLIITGNGDVVQPENDLIAIGSGGPYAQAASRALLENTELSARDIVEKSLGIAGDICIYTNQFHTIEELASKA